The Methylobacterium sp. PvR107 genome contains a region encoding:
- the istA gene encoding IS21 family transposase, giving the protein MFAVEVYAAVRQFVFIEGNSRREAARVFGLSRETIAKMCRFSLPPGYTRSKPVEKPKLGPLLPVITAILETDRSAPIKQRHTAKRIFERLRDEHGYAGGYTVVKDHVRICRSQGRETFVPLAHPPGHAQVDFGEAVATIGGVRRKIHFFCMDLPHSDACFVKAYPRETTEAFLDGHVAAFAFFTGVPLSILYDNTKIAVAKICGDGQRERTRAFTELVSHYLFRDRFGRPGRGNDKGKVEGLVKFARSNFMTPAPEAASFEALNADLERRCRVRQDECAGRSAELIGTRLVADRAVLRALPAVPLEPCEKRAGRVSSTALVRYHGNDYSVPTAYGFRDVLVKGFVDEVVILCGGIEIARHERSYGTGVFVSEPLHYLALIETKPNALDQAAALQDWDLPEAFQHLRHLLEARMGNRGKREFIQVLRLMEAMPKDVVAAAVAEAIRLGAIGFDAVKLIALARLEHRPPRLDLAAYPHLPRTTVRTTVAADYAVLVPEVAA; this is encoded by the coding sequence ATGTTTGCCGTGGAAGTCTACGCGGCCGTTCGGCAGTTCGTGTTTATCGAGGGCAACTCTCGGCGTGAGGCGGCTCGAGTGTTCGGGCTGAGCCGAGAGACGATCGCCAAGATGTGCCGGTTCTCCCTGCCGCCGGGCTATACGCGCTCGAAGCCGGTCGAGAAGCCGAAGCTTGGGCCTCTTCTGCCGGTGATCACGGCCATCCTGGAAACGGACCGAAGCGCGCCGATCAAGCAGCGGCACACGGCCAAGCGGATCTTCGAGCGTTTACGCGACGAGCACGGCTATGCCGGCGGCTACACGGTGGTGAAGGACCACGTGCGGATCTGCCGATCGCAGGGGCGGGAGACCTTCGTGCCGCTGGCCCACCCGCCTGGCCATGCCCAGGTTGACTTCGGCGAGGCGGTGGCCACGATCGGCGGCGTGCGTCGCAAGATCCATTTCTTCTGCATGGACCTGCCGCACTCCGACGCCTGCTTCGTGAAGGCATATCCGCGGGAGACCACCGAGGCGTTCCTCGACGGGCACGTCGCCGCCTTCGCCTTCTTCACGGGCGTGCCGCTGTCGATCCTGTACGACAACACGAAGATCGCGGTCGCCAAGATCTGCGGTGACGGGCAGCGCGAGCGCACGCGCGCCTTCACCGAGTTGGTGAGCCACTACCTGTTCCGCGACCGCTTCGGCCGTCCGGGCAGGGGCAACGACAAGGGCAAAGTCGAAGGGCTGGTCAAGTTCGCCCGGTCCAACTTCATGACCCCGGCTCCGGAGGCAGCTTCGTTCGAGGCGCTGAACGCTGATCTGGAGCGACGCTGCCGAGTCCGGCAGGATGAGTGTGCCGGTCGGTCTGCCGAGCTCATCGGTACGCGGCTCGTGGCCGACCGTGCGGTCCTGCGCGCCCTGCCGGCGGTCCCGCTGGAGCCGTGCGAGAAGCGGGCTGGTCGTGTCTCCTCGACCGCGCTGGTGCGCTATCACGGCAACGACTACTCGGTGCCCACCGCCTACGGCTTCCGGGACGTGCTGGTGAAGGGCTTCGTCGACGAGGTCGTGATCCTGTGCGGCGGGATCGAGATCGCCCGGCACGAACGCAGCTACGGCACCGGCGTGTTCGTCTCCGAGCCGCTGCACTACCTCGCGCTGATCGAGACCAAGCCGAACGCCCTCGACCAAGCGGCGGCCCTCCAGGACTGGGATCTGCCCGAGGCGTTCCAGCACCTGCGCCATCTCCTGGAGGCGCGCATGGGCAACCGGGGCAAGCGCGAGTTCATCCAGGTGCTGCGCCTGATGGAGGCGATGCCCAAGGACGTGGTGGCCGCAGCCGTCGCGGAGGCGATCCGGCTCGGGGCGATCGGCTTCGATGCGGTCAAGCTGATTGCGCTGGCCCGACTCGAGCACCGACCGCCCCGGCTCGACCTGGCAGCCTATCCGCACCTGCCCAGAACCACGGTGCGGACCACCGTGGCTGCCGACTATGCCGTGCTGGTGCCGGAGGTGGCCGCATGA
- the istB gene encoding IS21-like element helper ATPase IstB, giving the protein MSPARDETTPGVLLAHHLKQLKLPTVLREYDKVARECAQSGLDHSRYLLRLVELELIDRERRMVERRIRAARFPAVKSLDTFDFAAIPSLNKMLVLELARCGYILGRENVIALGNSGTGKTHIALALGLAACQKGFSVTFTTAASLVNQLLEARDERRLLRLQRELAAVKLLIVDELGYVPLSSTGAELLFEVFSQRYERGSTVVTSNLPFEDWTSVLGSERLTGALLDRLTHHVSILSLNGNSYCSAAIWMRCQRQSG; this is encoded by the coding sequence ATGAGCCCGGCGCGCGACGAGACCACGCCGGGCGTCCTGCTGGCTCACCACCTCAAGCAGCTCAAGCTGCCCACGGTGCTGCGCGAGTACGACAAGGTTGCCCGCGAGTGCGCTCAGAGCGGCCTGGACCACTCGCGCTACCTGTTGCGGCTGGTTGAACTGGAGCTGATCGACCGTGAGCGGCGCATGGTCGAGCGCCGCATCCGGGCGGCGCGCTTCCCGGCGGTGAAGAGCCTCGACACGTTCGACTTTGCCGCGATCCCGAGCCTGAACAAGATGCTCGTGCTGGAACTGGCCCGCTGTGGCTACATCCTCGGCCGGGAGAACGTCATCGCACTTGGCAACTCGGGCACTGGCAAGACCCACATCGCCTTGGCTCTCGGCTTGGCGGCTTGCCAGAAGGGCTTCTCGGTCACGTTCACCACCGCGGCCTCGCTGGTCAACCAACTCCTGGAGGCGCGCGACGAGCGTCGTCTGCTCCGGCTTCAGCGCGAACTAGCCGCGGTCAAGCTCCTGATCGTCGACGAACTCGGCTACGTGCCGCTGTCGTCGACGGGGGCGGAGTTGCTGTTTGAGGTCTTCTCGCAGCGCTACGAGCGTGGCTCGACCGTGGTGACCTCGAACCTCCCGTTTGAGGACTGGACGTCAGTTCTGGGCTCGGAACGGCTCACGGGCGCGCTGCTCGACCGGCTGACCCACCACGTCAGCATCCTGAGCCTGAACGGCAACAGCTACTGTAGCGCGGCGATCTGGATGAGATGTCAGCGACAATCAGGATGA
- the istB gene encoding IS21-like element helper ATPase IstB — MKALARTTTAVDTARLGIMLGELRLPTIKTVWPRFAEQADKEGWPAARFLAALAEHELAERDRRRIERHLAEARLPPGKTLDGFDFAAVPMLSKAQVMAVAAGDAWLAQGANLLLFGPPGGGKSHLAAAIGLALVEAGFKVLFTRTTDLVQKLQVARRDLGLEAAIGRLDRFDLLILDDLAYVTKDQAETSVLFELISARYERRSLMITANQPFGEWGRIFPDPAMTLAAVDRLVHHATIFEMNVESYRRRTALDRKRGPGRPPTRATIKTADA, encoded by the coding sequence ATGAAGGCCCTGGCCCGCACCACCACCGCGGTCGACACCGCCCGGCTCGGGATCATGCTCGGTGAGCTGCGCCTGCCGACCATCAAGACCGTCTGGCCCCGCTTTGCCGAACAGGCCGACAAGGAGGGCTGGCCTGCCGCCCGCTTCCTCGCGGCGCTGGCCGAGCACGAGTTGGCCGAGCGCGACAGACGACGCATCGAGCGTCATCTCGCCGAGGCGCGCCTGCCACCCGGCAAGACGCTCGATGGCTTCGACTTCGCCGCCGTGCCGATGCTCTCGAAGGCTCAGGTCATGGCGGTCGCCGCCGGCGACGCTTGGCTGGCGCAGGGGGCCAACCTGCTCCTGTTCGGTCCACCTGGCGGTGGGAAGAGCCATCTCGCCGCCGCGATCGGGCTCGCTCTCGTCGAGGCCGGCTTCAAGGTGCTGTTCACCCGCACCACCGACCTCGTCCAGAAGCTGCAGGTCGCCCGGCGCGACCTCGGCCTGGAGGCGGCCATCGGCCGGCTCGACCGCTTCGACCTGCTGATCCTCGACGACCTCGCCTACGTCACCAAGGACCAAGCCGAAACGAGCGTGCTGTTCGAGCTGATCAGCGCCCGCTACGAGCGCCGCTCCCTGATGATCACCGCCAACCAGCCCTTCGGCGAGTGGGGTCGGATCTTCCCCGATCCGGCCATGACGCTCGCTGCCGTCGACCGGCTGGTGCACCATGCCACCATCTTCGAGATGAACGTCGAGAGCTACCGGCGTCGCACGGCCCTGGATCGGAAACGCGGTCCTGGTCGACCGCCAACTCGCGCGACAATCAAAACTGCCGATGCGTGA
- the istA gene encoding IS21 family transposase, translated as MRLFMQFRQSDSVAAAAAKAAFSPATGHRIAADPRLPSAKKTPRGRRRPDPLAEVFEAEIVPLLEAAPGLRPVAVFEEILRRHPDLGEGVRRTLERRIRAWRAVHGADQDVIFRQTHEPGRMGLSDFTDMADLGVSIAGLRLDHRLYHFRLAYSGFEHAHVVLGGESFVALAEGLQNALWSLGGVPREHRTDSLSAAFRNLDEAAQEDLTRRYEALCAHYGMTPTRNNAGLAHENGSVEGPHGHLKRALADALLLRTSTNFPDLTAYRTFVDELVGRRNARQAKRIDSERAVLARLPERRSCDYEQVSVRVSSAGGFRLRKVFYTVPSRLIGHTLRVRLYDDRLDVFVGGSHLFTLPRGRAHPDGRHDQVVDYHHVIHALRRKPMALLNLVYRDRLFPRAPYRHAFESLRAALPERQACRIAVDLLALAHDRGCEAELAECLAVELAAKRLPDLAVLRARFAPDPATIPHVNVALGSLASYESLLDGVTTGGAA; from the coding sequence ATGAGGCTCTTCATGCAGTTCCGTCAGAGCGACAGCGTCGCTGCGGCCGCCGCCAAGGCCGCCTTCAGTCCCGCCACCGGCCATCGCATTGCCGCCGATCCGCGTCTGCCCTCGGCTAAGAAGACCCCGCGCGGACGGCGTCGGCCCGATCCCCTCGCCGAGGTGTTCGAGGCCGAGATCGTGCCATTGCTCGAAGCCGCGCCCGGCCTGAGGCCGGTGGCCGTCTTCGAGGAGATCCTGCGCCGTCATCCCGATCTCGGTGAAGGGGTCCGACGGACACTGGAGCGGCGTATCCGGGCTTGGCGCGCCGTGCACGGAGCCGACCAGGACGTCATCTTTCGTCAGACCCACGAGCCCGGGCGGATGGGACTGTCGGACTTTACCGACATGGCCGATCTCGGCGTCAGCATCGCTGGGCTGCGCCTCGACCATCGGCTCTACCACTTCCGGCTCGCCTACTCCGGCTTCGAGCACGCCCACGTCGTGCTCGGCGGCGAGAGCTTCGTGGCGCTCGCCGAAGGGCTGCAGAATGCCCTCTGGTCTCTCGGCGGCGTGCCGCGCGAGCACCGCACCGACAGCCTCTCGGCCGCCTTCCGCAACCTCGACGAGGCCGCCCAGGAGGATCTCACCCGCCGCTACGAGGCCCTGTGCGCCCACTACGGCATGACGCCCACCCGCAACAACGCCGGCCTCGCCCACGAGAACGGTTCGGTGGAGGGCCCGCACGGCCACCTCAAGCGGGCCCTCGCCGATGCGCTCCTGCTGCGCACCAGCACCAACTTCCCCGACCTGACCGCCTACCGCACCTTCGTCGACGAGCTCGTCGGACGCCGCAACGCCCGCCAAGCTAAGCGCATCGACAGCGAGCGGGCTGTCCTGGCGCGGCTGCCCGAGCGGCGCTCGTGCGACTACGAGCAGGTCAGCGTGCGCGTCTCCTCGGCCGGCGGGTTCCGCCTGCGCAAGGTGTTCTACACCGTGCCCTCGCGCCTGATCGGCCACACCCTGCGCGTGCGCCTCTACGACGACCGCCTCGACGTCTTCGTCGGCGGATCCCACCTCTTCACCCTGCCGCGGGGGCGGGCTCATCCGGACGGACGGCACGATCAGGTCGTCGACTACCACCACGTCATCCACGCCCTCCGGCGCAAGCCGATGGCGCTGCTCAACCTCGTCTACCGCGACCGGCTCTTCCCGCGGGCACCCTACCGGCACGCCTTTGAGTCCCTGCGCGCCGCGCTTCCGGAACGGCAGGCCTGCCGCATCGCCGTCGATTTACTTGCGCTGGCCCATGACCGCGGCTGCGAGGCCGAACTCGCCGAATGCCTGGCCGTCGAACTGGCCGCCAAGCGCCTGCCCGATCTAGCCGTCCTGCGTGCCCGCTTCGCACCCGATCCGGCTACCATCCCTCACGTCAACGTCGCCCTCGGCTCGCTGGCGAGCTACGAGAGCCTCCTCGACGGCGTCACGACGGGAGGGGCGGCATGA
- a CDS encoding LysR substrate-binding domain-containing protein produces the protein MDLSDVALFCSIVSAGSLSAAGRLSGHSPMAVSRRLVALEAELGVRLLHRTTRTIALTADGETFLPLAQAMLDAKAAAMAAFSERHEGLSGVLRVTAPNRIGRALVVPQAVRLIAQNPLLHVDLMFSDRVVDIAASGIDVALRVATLQASELVAVKLADNPRILCAAPSYLARHGLPERLVDLDEHTCLTVKGGPIPGRRVGAKSGHWQRAARTKKGPDRAPSSFVADRKGQAGGISPVSGS, from the coding sequence ATGGACCTGTCGGACGTCGCGCTCTTCTGCTCCATCGTCTCGGCCGGAAGCCTGTCCGCCGCGGGGCGGCTGTCGGGTCATTCGCCGATGGCGGTCAGCCGCCGCCTAGTTGCCTTGGAGGCGGAGCTCGGGGTTCGCCTTCTCCATCGCACCACCCGGACCATAGCCCTCACAGCGGATGGCGAGACGTTCCTCCCGCTCGCCCAAGCCATGCTCGACGCGAAGGCCGCCGCCATGGCGGCTTTCTCGGAGCGTCACGAAGGCTTAAGCGGCGTCCTGCGCGTGACAGCGCCCAACCGGATCGGGCGTGCGCTCGTGGTGCCGCAGGCTGTACGGCTGATTGCCCAGAACCCTCTGCTCCACGTAGACCTGATGTTTAGCGACAGGGTCGTGGACATCGCGGCATCCGGCATCGACGTCGCGCTGCGGGTCGCCACACTGCAGGCATCCGAGCTGGTCGCAGTGAAGCTGGCCGACAACCCACGCATCCTCTGCGCCGCGCCGAGCTACCTCGCGAGACATGGACTCCCCGAACGGCTCGTCGACCTCGACGAGCACACCTGTCTGACTGTAAAGGGCGGACCAATTCCAGGCCGCCGTGTCGGAGCAAAATCAGGCCACTGGCAACGTGCAGCTCGAACGAAGAAGGGGCCCGATCGGGCCCCTTCTTCGTTCGTCGCCGATCGTAAGGGTCAGGCCGGCGGGATCTCGCCCGTCTCGGGGTCGTGA
- a CDS encoding NADH:flavin oxidoreductase, with product MSTCADTLFTTTDINGLAIRNRFAVAPMTRISANEDGTASERMARYYERFARGGFGLLITEGIYTDQAFAQGYHHQPGLTDEAQGLAWRPIVEAAHRHGARFFAQVMHAGAISQGNRFRDGTIGPSAVQPRGSQMEFYYGKGAYPAPSAMTDGQIAEAVDGFAASAERAVAVAGFDGIEIHGANGYLIDPFLTEHTNRRGDRWGGDARARTAFAVAVIKAVRAKVGGNVPVGIRISQGKVNDFTHKWAGREQDCGFRRKPATHSDAKPASVPI from the coding sequence ATGAGCACGTGCGCCGACACCCTCTTCACGACCACCGATATAAACGGGCTGGCAATCCGCAACCGCTTCGCGGTCGCCCCAATGACCCGGATCAGCGCGAACGAGGACGGGACCGCGAGCGAGCGGATGGCGCGCTACTACGAGCGCTTCGCCCGTGGCGGCTTCGGTCTGCTGATCACCGAAGGCATCTACACGGATCAGGCGTTTGCGCAGGGCTACCATCATCAGCCGGGTCTCACCGACGAGGCGCAGGGTCTCGCCTGGCGACCGATCGTCGAGGCTGCCCACCGGCACGGCGCCCGCTTCTTCGCGCAGGTGATGCACGCCGGTGCGATCAGCCAAGGCAATCGCTTCCGCGACGGCACCATCGGTCCCTCGGCCGTCCAGCCCCGGGGCAGCCAGATGGAGTTCTACTACGGCAAGGGCGCCTACCCGGCACCGTCTGCCATGACGGACGGGCAGATTGCCGAGGCGGTCGACGGGTTCGCCGCCTCTGCCGAGCGTGCTGTCGCCGTCGCGGGCTTCGACGGGATCGAGATCCACGGTGCAAACGGCTACCTCATCGACCCGTTCCTGACGGAACACACCAACCGGCGAGGCGACCGGTGGGGCGGCGACGCCCGCGCACGCACCGCGTTCGCTGTGGCGGTGATCAAGGCTGTGCGCGCAAAGGTCGGCGGGAACGTGCCGGTCGGCATCCGGATCTCACAGGGCAAAGTCAACGACTTCACCCACAAATGGGCTGGTCGCGAGCAGGACTGCGGATTCCGACGGAAGCCGGCCACCCATTCCGACGCGAAGCCGGCCAGCGTTCCGATTTGA